The DNA region TCGGATAGGAAAAACGCAGGTCTTTAATTTCAATATTCATGGACTACTGAGCCTTCCCTTTCGCTGAAAACCCGTCCGCCGCCTCGAACAATGTAACGGGGAGTTGGTCCTGTTTCCAGAAGCCTTGTTTCTTCGCCTCGCGCGCCACAGAGGTATAGCGCGAAATGTTGAATCCATTTTCAATTAACGCATCGGAAGTTAATACTTCGTTGGGTTTCCCTTCGAGCAATATTTGACCTTCCTTCAAAGCGATGACGCGGTCGGCGAAGTGCGCGATCCATTCCACTTTGTGTTCCACCATGACGACCGTCATGCCATCCTCTGCCATCTTGCGGACAACGCCGAAGACTTCGCGGGTGCCAATGGGGTCCATTTGCGAGGTCGGTTCGTCGAGGACGAGAAGCTTGGGTTGCATGACCAGGATCGAGGTCAGAGCGACGCGTTGTTGTTGTCCGCCGGAGAGCGAATAGGGGGAACGATCCGCCAGATCGCGGATGCCGGTCAATGCCATCGCTTCTTCCACGCGGTCTTTCATTTCACTGCGCGGG from Anaerolineales bacterium includes:
- a CDS encoding ABC transporter ATP-binding protein — protein: MALVNLQNVTYKYPLTKTPVLQNVNLQVNEGEFVAVMGPNGAGKSTLCYALAGFVPHFFKGEISGEIEVDGKNSSESTLDEWVLNVGLAFQNPFNQISGAKYTVFEEIAFGLENIGVPRSEMKDRVEEAMALTGIRDLADRSPYSLSGGQQQRVALTSILVMQPKLLVLDEPTSQMDPIGTREVFGVVRKMAEDGMTVVMVEHKVEWIAHFADRVIALKEGQILLEGKPNEVLTSDALIENGFNISRYTSVAREAKKQGFWKQDQLPVTLFEAADGFSAKGKAQ